In Paracoccus fistulariae, a single window of DNA contains:
- a CDS encoding BolA family protein: MIADEMKERLAALQPTQVEIIDESEGHRGHAGYREGGESHFRIRLASPAFAGMGRIQRHRLVHQTLGDIVPRIHALALELSES; encoded by the coding sequence ATGATCGCGGATGAAATGAAGGAAAGACTGGCAGCCTTGCAGCCAACGCAGGTCGAGATCATCGACGAAAGCGAAGGCCATCGCGGCCATGCTGGCTATCGCGAGGGCGGCGAAAGCCATTTCCGGATCCGGCTGGCCAGCCCGGCTTTCGCGGGCATGGGCAGGATCCAGCGGCACAGGCTGGTGCATCAGACGCTGGGCGATATCGTCCCGCGGATCCATGCGCTTGCGCTGGAACTGTCCGAAAGCTGA